The following coding sequences are from one Bradyrhizobium sp. WSM471 window:
- a CDS encoding O-antigen ligase, whose amino-acid sequence MTEVLNERRPNSWLSAIWAARYRTPARFVALIALLLPWTTTGLIFALIPWLIAFAFVDLREFPRSLLRPVSLLPIVLVALAAIGALWSDAPWPDRIHAIGPAAKLLVIPLLIYQFERWPFGGWVFSAFLVSCTALMLYSFAVAVDPALSLKLYLSRGPYKVESGIAVRNYIDQSQEFALCAIALAYPIVALLREGRYRIAALFVALAIGFLANMMFVVVSRTALVTLPILIVVFALLHLRRRTALLAAGVMGMLAVLLWTVSPHLRATLAKFSGDYEVSIVGNDVSGMGSRLEFWRKSLAFTADAPLLGHGTGAIRGLFERAAAGESGVRAEIVGDPHNQTLNVAVQWGALGVLVLYALWFAHLSLFRGEGLACWVGLLVVVQNMLSSLLNSHLFDFAEGWIYVLGVGIAGGMALAAKTIRS is encoded by the coding sequence ATGACCGAGGTGTTGAACGAGCGGCGGCCCAATTCCTGGCTCTCCGCGATCTGGGCGGCACGCTATCGCACGCCGGCCCGCTTCGTCGCGCTGATCGCGCTGCTGCTGCCGTGGACCACGACCGGGCTCATTTTCGCGCTCATTCCCTGGCTGATCGCGTTCGCGTTCGTCGATCTCCGCGAATTTCCCCGTTCGTTGCTTCGGCCGGTCAGCCTGCTGCCGATTGTGCTGGTCGCGCTCGCCGCCATCGGCGCGCTCTGGTCGGATGCGCCGTGGCCTGATCGAATCCATGCGATCGGCCCGGCGGCGAAGCTGCTGGTGATTCCGCTTCTGATCTACCAGTTCGAGCGCTGGCCGTTTGGCGGCTGGGTGTTTTCCGCGTTCCTGGTGTCCTGCACGGCGCTGATGCTCTATTCCTTCGCCGTCGCCGTCGATCCCGCACTGTCGCTGAAACTCTATCTGTCGCGCGGGCCTTACAAGGTCGAAAGCGGGATCGCTGTGCGCAATTATATCGACCAGAGCCAGGAGTTCGCACTCTGTGCGATCGCGCTGGCCTACCCGATCGTGGCGCTGCTGCGAGAGGGCCGTTACCGCATCGCGGCGCTGTTCGTGGCGCTCGCGATCGGCTTCCTCGCCAACATGATGTTCGTCGTGGTCTCGCGGACGGCGCTGGTGACGCTGCCGATCCTGATCGTGGTCTTCGCCCTCTTGCATCTGCGCCGCCGCACCGCGCTGCTCGCCGCGGGCGTGATGGGGATGTTGGCCGTGCTGCTGTGGACCGTCTCGCCGCATCTGCGCGCGACGCTCGCCAAGTTCAGCGGAGACTACGAAGTCAGCATCGTCGGCAACGACGTCAGCGGCATGGGGTCCCGACTGGAGTTCTGGCGCAAATCGCTGGCGTTCACCGCGGACGCGCCGCTGCTTGGTCACGGCACCGGCGCGATCCGCGGCCTGTTCGAGCGCGCGGCTGCCGGCGAGAGCGGGGTTCGGGCGGAAATCGTCGGTGATCCCCACAACCAGACGCTCAATGTCGCCGTCCAGTGGGGCGCGTTGGGCGTCCTGGTCCTCTACGCGCTCTGGTTCGCGCATCTCTCGCTGTTTCGCGGAGAGGGTCTGGCTTGCTGGGTCGGCCTCCTGGTCGTGGTGCAGAACATGCTGTCCTCGCTGCTCAATTCGCATCTGTTCGATTTCGCCGAGGGCTGGATCTACGTGCTTGGCGTCGGAATTGCCGGCGGCATGGCGCTCGCCGCGAAGACGATACGGAGTTAG
- a CDS encoding MATE family efflux transporter, producing MKDLTRGSIVSHILSMAPPIVVGMITIMICQLVDLYFVSGLGDAAIAGVAAAGNAGFLVNALMQVLGVGTVALMAHAVGRKDRGDANLVFNQSVLLSVLFGLLTLVAGFALSRPYMRAVAADEATVEAGAVYLLWFMPALALQFASQVMASALRATGIVRPSMVVQALAVAINIALAPVLISGWGTGHALGVAGAGLASSIAVFIGVLMLLVYFLKLERYVAFNPAQWRPQLREWRRILNVGLPAGGEFAMVFIIMAVGYYVLSVFGSAAQAGFGIGTRLLGLMQMPALAIALAAGPIAGQNFGAGNGARVRETFVKAALVATAVMIVFLIPAQLVPGLLLTGFSKDQETMAVASLFLRIVSLNMVAQGLIFTCSSLFQGLGNTKPVLLTSATRVLTYSLPSIWLSTWPGFRMEHVWYLSIATTTLQAALSLWLLRREFRKRLSLPAQEKVAGSESPETIAPLAREPA from the coding sequence ATGAAGGACCTGACACGCGGCTCCATCGTGAGCCACATCCTGAGCATGGCGCCCCCGATCGTGGTTGGCATGATCACGATCATGATCTGCCAGCTGGTCGACCTGTACTTTGTGTCGGGACTGGGCGATGCGGCAATCGCGGGCGTCGCCGCGGCCGGCAATGCCGGCTTTCTCGTCAATGCGCTGATGCAGGTGCTCGGCGTCGGCACGGTGGCGCTGATGGCGCACGCCGTGGGGCGCAAGGATCGCGGCGACGCCAACCTCGTCTTCAACCAGTCGGTCCTCCTATCGGTGCTGTTCGGGCTCCTGACCCTGGTCGCGGGCTTCGCATTGTCGCGTCCGTATATGCGCGCGGTCGCGGCCGATGAGGCCACGGTCGAAGCCGGCGCGGTTTATCTGCTCTGGTTCATGCCGGCTTTGGCGCTGCAGTTTGCGTCGCAGGTCATGGCGTCTGCGTTGCGGGCGACGGGCATCGTGCGACCGAGCATGGTGGTTCAAGCGCTTGCAGTGGCCATCAACATCGCGCTGGCGCCGGTCTTGATCTCGGGTTGGGGCACCGGGCACGCGCTCGGTGTTGCCGGAGCGGGCCTCGCAAGCTCGATTGCCGTCTTCATCGGTGTGCTTATGCTGCTGGTGTATTTCCTGAAACTGGAACGCTATGTCGCCTTTAATCCCGCGCAATGGCGGCCGCAGCTTCGAGAGTGGAGGAGGATCCTCAATGTCGGCCTGCCTGCAGGCGGTGAGTTCGCGATGGTCTTCATCATCATGGCCGTGGGCTATTACGTGCTGAGCGTTTTCGGCTCGGCGGCACAGGCCGGATTTGGCATCGGGACGCGTCTCCTCGGCCTGATGCAGATGCCGGCGCTTGCCATCGCCCTTGCCGCAGGGCCGATCGCCGGCCAGAATTTCGGCGCCGGCAATGGAGCGCGCGTGAGGGAGACCTTTGTCAAGGCGGCGCTTGTCGCGACCGCCGTGATGATTGTTTTCTTGATCCCGGCGCAGCTCGTGCCTGGTCTATTGCTTACCGGCTTCTCGAAGGATCAGGAGACGATGGCGGTTGCGTCGCTTTTTCTGCGCATCGTCTCGCTCAACATGGTGGCGCAGGGGCTGATCTTCACCTGCTCCAGCCTGTTTCAGGGGCTCGGCAACACCAAGCCGGTGTTGTTGACCTCGGCAACGCGGGTCCTCACCTATTCCCTGCCGTCGATCTGGCTCTCGACGTGGCCGGGCTTCCGGATGGAGCATGTCTGGTACCTGTCGATCGCGACGACCACGCTGCAGGCCGCCCTGAGCTTGTGGCTGTTGCGCCGCGAGTTCAGAAAGCGCCTTTCGCTGCCGGCACAGGAGAAGGTTGCGGGGTCAGAAAGTCCCGAGACGATAGCGCCTCTCGCCCGCGAGCCTGCGTAG
- a CDS encoding ABC transporter ATP-binding protein, which yields MTALSKRPAAIRVVLPFVFRHWLKQPGRTLIVAGGLLGATIADLFMPVFSGHLVDALTRGPSDPAARHAALMALGGIVALGAASVVLRLTGLQAIVPFSLKIMSEVAQEAFMRVQRFSTDWHANSFAGSTVRKVTRGMWALDLLNDTILMALAPSLLVLIGSMILLGLHWASLGAVIALGALAYVTMTVLFSMRYIAPAARISNAWDTKVGGTLADALTCNAVVKSFGAEAREDARLARVVNRWRVRVRRTWLRYNYTNLAQLSVLLALRASVIGGAVLLWMSGRASPGDVTYVLTSYYVIHAYLRDVGMHINNLQRSVNDMEELVAIHDEPIGIADALDARPIAIQRGELVFDDVTFHYGGHHAPLYDGLSVTIRAGERVGLVGRSGSGKTTFVKLVQRLYDVTGGRVLIDGQDIAKATQHSLRSQIAIVQQDPILFHRSLAENIAYGRPGASLEAIEQAARLANAHDFIVRLPKGYGTLVGERGVKLSGGERQRVALARAFLADAPVLILDEATSSLDSESEALIQQAMERLMRGRTSIVIAHRLSTVKSLDRILVFDRGEIVEQGTHARLASKPGGIYRGLFERQVVELGQIAAAE from the coding sequence ATGACCGCTCTGTCAAAACGGCCCGCGGCGATACGCGTGGTGCTGCCATTCGTGTTCCGGCACTGGCTGAAGCAGCCGGGGCGTACCCTCATCGTCGCCGGCGGCTTGCTGGGTGCGACCATCGCCGACCTGTTCATGCCGGTCTTCTCCGGCCATCTGGTCGACGCCCTGACCCGCGGCCCGTCCGATCCCGCCGCACGGCACGCGGCGCTGATGGCCCTGGGCGGTATCGTGGCGCTGGGCGCGGCGTCCGTGGTGCTGCGGCTGACCGGCCTCCAGGCCATCGTGCCGTTCTCGCTGAAGATCATGTCCGAGGTCGCGCAGGAAGCCTTCATGCGCGTGCAACGCTTCTCGACCGACTGGCACGCCAACTCCTTCGCGGGATCCACGGTGCGCAAGGTCACCCGCGGCATGTGGGCGCTCGACCTGTTGAACGACACCATCTTGATGGCGCTGGCGCCGTCGCTGCTGGTGCTGATCGGTTCGATGATCCTGCTCGGCCTGCACTGGGCCTCGCTTGGCGCGGTGATCGCGCTGGGCGCGCTGGCCTATGTCACGATGACGGTGCTGTTCTCGATGCGCTACATCGCGCCGGCCGCGCGAATCTCCAATGCCTGGGACACCAAGGTCGGCGGCACGCTTGCGGATGCGCTGACCTGCAACGCGGTGGTGAAGTCCTTCGGCGCGGAGGCGCGCGAGGATGCGCGGCTTGCCCGGGTCGTCAACCGCTGGCGCGTGCGCGTGCGGCGGACGTGGCTGCGCTACAACTACACCAATCTGGCGCAGCTCTCGGTGCTGCTGGCCCTGCGCGCCTCCGTGATCGGCGGCGCCGTGCTGCTGTGGATGTCGGGGCGGGCCTCGCCCGGCGACGTCACCTATGTGCTGACGAGCTACTATGTCATCCATGCCTATTTGCGCGACGTCGGAATGCACATCAACAACCTGCAGCGTTCGGTCAACGACATGGAAGAGCTGGTGGCGATCCACGACGAGCCGATTGGGATTGCGGACGCGCTGGACGCGCGGCCGATCGCGATCCAGCGCGGCGAGCTCGTGTTCGACGACGTCACGTTCCACTATGGCGGCCATCACGCGCCGCTCTATGACGGACTGTCGGTCACGATCCGCGCCGGTGAACGAGTCGGTCTCGTCGGCCGCTCCGGCTCCGGCAAGACCACCTTCGTCAAGCTGGTGCAGCGGCTCTACGACGTTACCGGCGGCCGCGTTCTGATCGATGGGCAGGACATCGCCAAGGCCACGCAGCATTCGCTGCGCAGCCAGATCGCGATCGTGCAGCAGGACCCGATCCTGTTTCACCGCTCGCTCGCCGAGAACATCGCCTATGGCCGGCCCGGCGCCAGCCTGGAGGCGATCGAGCAGGCGGCACGGCTGGCCAACGCGCACGACTTCATCGTGCGGCTGCCCAAGGGCTACGGCACGCTGGTCGGCGAGCGCGGCGTCAAGCTCTCCGGCGGCGAGCGGCAGCGTGTGGCGCTGGCGCGCGCCTTCCTCGCCGATGCGCCGGTGCTGATCCTGGACGAAGCGACCTCGAGCCTCGATTCGGAATCCGAGGCGCTGATCCAGCAGGCGATGGAGCGGCTGATGCGAGGCCGGACCTCGATCGTGATCGCGCATCGGCTGTCGACGGTGAAGAGCCTCGATCGCATCCTGGTGTTCGACCGCGGCGAGATCGTCGAGCAAGGCACGCATGCCAGGCTCGCGTCCAAACCTGGCGGCATCTATCGCGGCCTGTTCGAGCGCCAGGTGGTGGAGCTCGGACAGATCGCAGCAGCGGAATGA
- a CDS encoding DHA2 family efflux MFS transporter permease subunit — protein sequence MANATTASPAMMADPASERIAPKRLFAFIIMVFGMFMSILDIQIVSASLSEIQAGLSASSSEVSWVQTAYLIAEVIAIPLSGFLSRAFGTRLLFAISAAGFTASSLLCGFATTIEEMILWRALQGFLGAGMIPTVFASAYTVFPRTKFHIVGPIIGLVATLAPTIGPTVGGYITDLMSWNWLFFINIVPGIGITIGVLALVDFDEPHFELLDRFDWWGLLFMAGFLGTLEYVLEEGPQYEWMQDPSVAICAWICGISAIAFFWRVFTAAEPIVNLRTFSNRNFAIGCVLQFCIGIGLYGLTYIYPRYLAEVRGYSALMIGETMFVSGITMFLVAPVVGRLMAKYDMRYMIAFGLVVFALGSYQMTWITRDYDFYELLIPQILRGIGMMFAMVPTNNIALGTLAPDRVKNASGLFNLMRNLGGAVGLAVINTVLNDRTDLHITRLQERVTWGNATATETLTMFMQKFQGLGDSTLMAMKQLSQLVHRQAVVMGFGDAFFILTLFYLGLTLLVTLLKRPASPFGASGDAH from the coding sequence ATGGCGAACGCCACGACCGCTTCACCTGCCATGATGGCGGACCCCGCTTCGGAGCGCATCGCGCCGAAGCGGCTGTTCGCTTTCATCATCATGGTGTTCGGGATGTTCATGTCGATCCTGGACATCCAGATCGTCTCGGCATCCCTGAGTGAAATCCAGGCCGGCCTGTCGGCAAGCTCCAGCGAGGTCTCCTGGGTCCAGACCGCCTATCTGATCGCCGAAGTGATCGCGATTCCGCTGTCGGGATTTCTGTCGCGCGCCTTCGGCACGCGGCTATTGTTCGCGATCTCGGCGGCCGGCTTTACCGCATCGAGCCTGCTCTGCGGCTTCGCCACCACCATCGAGGAGATGATCCTCTGGCGCGCGCTGCAAGGTTTTCTCGGCGCCGGCATGATCCCGACGGTGTTCGCCTCGGCCTATACCGTTTTCCCACGCACCAAATTCCATATCGTCGGTCCCATCATCGGGCTCGTCGCGACGCTGGCGCCGACCATCGGACCGACCGTCGGCGGCTACATCACCGACCTGATGTCCTGGAATTGGCTGTTCTTCATCAACATCGTGCCCGGCATCGGTATCACCATCGGCGTGCTGGCGCTGGTCGATTTCGACGAGCCGCATTTCGAATTGCTCGATCGTTTCGACTGGTGGGGGCTGCTGTTCATGGCCGGCTTCCTGGGCACGCTGGAATACGTGCTGGAGGAGGGCCCGCAATATGAATGGATGCAGGACCCCTCGGTCGCGATCTGCGCCTGGATCTGCGGCATCTCGGCGATCGCCTTCTTCTGGCGCGTCTTCACCGCGGCCGAGCCGATCGTCAATCTACGCACTTTTTCCAACCGCAATTTCGCGATCGGCTGCGTCCTTCAGTTCTGCATCGGCATCGGCCTCTACGGCCTGACCTACATCTATCCGCGCTATCTCGCCGAAGTGCGCGGCTATAGCGCGCTGATGATCGGCGAGACCATGTTCGTCTCGGGAATCACCATGTTCCTGGTCGCGCCGGTGGTCGGCCGCCTCATGGCAAAGTACGACATGCGCTACATGATCGCGTTCGGGCTCGTCGTGTTCGCGCTCGGCTCCTACCAGATGACCTGGATCACGCGCGACTACGATTTCTACGAGCTGTTGATTCCGCAGATCCTGCGCGGCATCGGCATGATGTTCGCGATGGTGCCGACCAACAACATCGCGCTCGGTACGCTTGCGCCGGACCGGGTGAAGAACGCCTCGGGCCTCTTCAACCTGATGCGCAATCTCGGTGGCGCCGTTGGTCTCGCCGTCATCAACACCGTGCTCAACGACCGCACCGACCTGCACATCACGCGCCTGCAGGAGCGCGTGACCTGGGGCAACGCGACCGCGACCGAAACCCTGACCATGTTCATGCAGAAGTTTCAGGGGCTTGGCGATTCCACGCTGATGGCGATGAAGCAGCTCAGCCAACTCGTGCATCGTCAGGCCGTGGTGATGGGCTTCGGCGATGCCTTCTTCATCCTGACGCTGTTCTATCTCGGCCTCACCCTGCTCGTCACATTGTTGAAGAGGCCAGCCTCGCCGTTCGGCGCCAGCGGCGACGCGCATTAA
- a CDS encoding HlyD family secretion protein, with product MAVVRDQAARVLRPDAVETPAPAGGDAATETSVALAEQLRSHVAEETKRRPSEAPETPVTDKPAAAPDAPAAAGAPKSGKRKFVMMGVGLLLALAAASYAGYYTLVGRFYVATDDAYVRANNTMLGARVAGHVSSILAGDNTTVRAGDIVFRIDDGDYKIAVDAAATRIATQQATIDRIGRQVAALDSQVAQAKAQLVSAEAGLKRADLDYERQQALSNKGFASRATFESSEAGRDQGAAAVKAAQAAYDVALSNVDVAKAQQAEAQAQLAELKTTLAKAERDLAFTAVRAPVDGTFSNRLVSAGDFVAVGQRLGNVVPLDNVYIDANFKETQLKRIRPGQPVTIKVDAYGMRKFSGVVDSIAAGSGSVFTLLPPDNATGNFTKIVQRVPVRIRVPKSVAKQNLLRAGMSVTATVDTNKGATDADSEVDLDDATMIHPQ from the coding sequence ATGGCCGTAGTGAGAGACCAGGCTGCGCGCGTCCTTCGCCCGGACGCCGTGGAGACGCCGGCGCCCGCGGGTGGTGACGCTGCCACCGAGACGTCTGTGGCTCTCGCCGAGCAGTTGCGCTCTCATGTGGCTGAGGAAACCAAGCGCCGCCCCAGCGAGGCGCCGGAGACGCCCGTGACCGACAAGCCGGCCGCAGCCCCAGACGCGCCCGCCGCCGCCGGCGCGCCGAAGTCCGGCAAGCGCAAATTCGTGATGATGGGAGTAGGGCTGCTTCTGGCGCTCGCGGCCGCGAGCTATGCCGGCTATTACACGCTGGTCGGCCGCTTCTACGTCGCGACCGACGACGCCTATGTCCGCGCCAACAACACCATGCTGGGCGCGCGCGTTGCCGGCCACGTCTCCTCGATCCTCGCCGGCGACAACACGACGGTGCGCGCCGGCGACATCGTCTTCCGTATCGACGACGGCGACTACAAGATCGCGGTCGACGCCGCCGCGACCAGGATCGCGACCCAGCAGGCCACCATCGATCGCATCGGCCGCCAGGTCGCGGCGCTCGACAGCCAGGTCGCACAGGCCAAGGCGCAGCTCGTCTCCGCCGAAGCCGGCCTCAAGCGCGCCGACCTCGATTATGAGCGCCAGCAGGCGCTGAGCAACAAGGGGTTTGCCTCGCGCGCCACCTTCGAGAGCTCCGAAGCCGGACGCGACCAGGGCGCCGCCGCGGTCAAGGCTGCGCAGGCCGCCTACGATGTCGCGCTCAGCAATGTCGACGTCGCCAAGGCGCAGCAGGCCGAAGCGCAGGCGCAGCTCGCCGAGCTCAAGACCACGCTGGCCAAGGCCGAGCGTGATCTCGCCTTCACCGCGGTGCGCGCGCCGGTCGACGGCACGTTCTCGAACCGCCTCGTCAGTGCCGGCGATTTCGTCGCGGTGGGCCAGCGGCTCGGCAACGTGGTGCCGCTCGATAACGTCTATATCGACGCCAATTTCAAGGAGACCCAGCTCAAGCGCATCCGCCCCGGCCAGCCGGTGACGATCAAGGTCGACGCCTACGGCATGCGCAAGTTCTCCGGCGTCGTCGACAGCATCGCGGCGGGCTCGGGCTCGGTATTCACGCTGCTGCCGCCTGACAACGCCACCGGCAACTTCACCAAGATCGTGCAGCGCGTGCCGGTCCGCATCCGCGTGCCGAAGTCGGTCGCGAAGCAAAACCTGCTCCGAGCCGGGATGTCGGTCACTGCGACGGTCGACACTAACAAGGGCGCGACCGACGCCGACAGCGAGGTCGATCTCGACGACGCCACCATGATCCATCCCCAGTAG
- a CDS encoding TetR/AcrR family transcriptional regulator has translation MVVAGREHLHVIQEEDSSKRRQILDGARKVFMDLGFDGASMGEIARAAQVSKGTLYVYFADKCALFEAILEQEALQHGQVAFNFDPARDVETTLKDFGRAYNRLLCRPGGGSAIRTVMAIAERMPDLGRRYYARVLDKSINRLSDYLKAQVATGDLAIDDCDLAASQFMELCKASLFLPFVFQAAPAPSEERMSEVVDSATRMFLAAYRAK, from the coding sequence ATGGTTGTAGCCGGCCGCGAACATCTGCACGTCATCCAGGAGGAGGACAGCTCCAAACGCCGCCAGATCCTGGACGGAGCCCGCAAGGTGTTCATGGATCTCGGGTTTGACGGTGCCAGCATGGGCGAGATCGCCCGCGCGGCGCAGGTCTCGAAGGGGACGCTTTACGTCTACTTCGCGGACAAATGCGCGCTGTTCGAAGCCATCCTCGAGCAGGAGGCGCTCCAGCACGGGCAGGTCGCGTTCAATTTCGATCCGGCACGCGATGTTGAAACCACGCTGAAGGATTTCGGCCGGGCCTACAACCGTCTGCTGTGCCGGCCCGGCGGCGGATCGGCGATCCGCACCGTGATGGCGATCGCCGAGCGCATGCCCGATCTCGGCCGCCGCTACTATGCGCGGGTGCTGGACAAGTCCATCAACCGCCTCTCCGACTATCTCAAGGCCCAGGTCGCCACCGGCGATCTCGCGATCGACGATTGCGATTTGGCGGCGTCGCAATTCATGGAACTGTGCAAGGCCTCGCTGTTCCTGCCCTTCGTCTTCCAGGCTGCACCCGCACCGTCGGAAGAGCGCATGAGCGAAGTCGTCGACAGCGCGACGCGGATGTTCCTGGCGGCGTATCGGGCGAAGTAA
- a CDS encoding DUF6665 family protein has protein sequence MSRDLRPPVDILHYEIVQEQASALGRMGRTLEQALARLREFDAAHALPEVPAAMQPARRKLVLEAGHALWMFVVQREATGLRDSRHIMRTYNVPAEVQLCMGLVPAPSKSA, from the coding sequence ATGTCCCGTGATCTTCGCCCGCCGGTCGATATTCTCCATTACGAAATTGTCCAGGAACAGGCCTCCGCGCTCGGACGGATGGGCCGCACGCTCGAACAGGCGCTCGCGCGCTTGCGCGAGTTCGACGCCGCCCATGCCCTCCCCGAGGTGCCGGCCGCGATGCAGCCGGCCAGGCGCAAGCTGGTGCTAGAAGCCGGCCACGCACTCTGGATGTTCGTGGTGCAGCGTGAGGCGACCGGCCTGCGCGACAGCCGCCACATCATGCGGACCTACAATGTCCCGGCCGAGGTGCAGCTGTGCATGGGCCTGGTCCCGGCACCGTCCAAGTCGGCGTGA
- a CDS encoding response regulator, with amino-acid sequence MNTTELPSILLIEDEDTIQLIVEEALSEGGFQIATVKTGEEAVTLLKGGQPYRALVTDVNLLGRLDGWEVARAAREIDPHFPVVYMTGGAADKWPVLGVPNSILLQKPFAPAQVVSAVSQLLNAVSQQTGPA; translated from the coding sequence GTGAACACCACGGAACTTCCATCCATTCTGTTGATCGAAGACGAGGATACGATCCAACTTATCGTCGAAGAGGCTCTCTCGGAGGGAGGCTTTCAAATCGCGACCGTGAAAACGGGCGAGGAAGCCGTCACGCTTCTGAAGGGTGGTCAGCCCTACCGAGCTCTCGTCACCGACGTCAATCTGCTGGGTCGCCTTGACGGCTGGGAAGTCGCGAGAGCCGCCCGTGAGATCGACCCGCACTTTCCCGTGGTTTACATGACAGGCGGCGCGGCCGATAAGTGGCCGGTACTCGGTGTACCAAACAGCATTCTGCTTCAGAAACCATTTGCGCCTGCGCAAGTCGTTTCGGCTGTTTCTCAGCTCCTGAACGCGGTCTCGCAGCAGACGGGTCCCGCCTGA
- a CDS encoding response regulator — protein MSASVLLIEDEALIRMMLVEMIEEAGHSVVAEAGNVAKGAVLATDAEFDLAILDINLGGDTIEPIASALAGRGKPFFFVSGYGSSGVPDAFRGTPVVTKPCLLAELQTAIDAAMSQVPSKSLGPI, from the coding sequence GTGTCTGCTTCAGTTCTCCTCATCGAAGATGAAGCCCTCATCCGAATGATGTTGGTTGAGATGATTGAAGAGGCGGGTCATTCAGTTGTTGCGGAAGCGGGTAACGTCGCCAAAGGTGCCGTTCTAGCGACGGATGCTGAGTTCGATCTCGCGATCCTGGACATCAATCTCGGCGGCGACACCATCGAGCCAATCGCCTCGGCACTTGCGGGACGAGGCAAGCCGTTTTTCTTCGTGAGCGGATACGGATCGTCGGGAGTGCCGGATGCATTCAGGGGCACTCCAGTTGTGACAAAGCCTTGCTTGTTGGCAGAGTTGCAAACCGCCATTGATGCAGCAATGTCGCAAGTGCCGAGCAAAAGCCTGGGGCCGATCTAG
- a CDS encoding Crp/Fnr family transcriptional regulator → MERSDAHEVADPAEPRAELSRPGTGRYVLKALDKPDLELVMRTGRLATYQNREYLLREGEPANGVHIILNGIVESTHAGTQGRELMLSTWEAGDFVGAPYILGDHRHSWSARALGRVEALHLDQDAVRRLIAQSPSFAIALIECLGFKGETYSMLAQTLAGQKAAERLVLLLVKLCENAAQDESGPISLGRITQANLARMIGATRQSISLILSRLQDDGIIWTGPTKMVVNDLAALRKQVTD, encoded by the coding sequence GTGGAGCGCAGCGATGCGCATGAGGTGGCCGATCCAGCTGAGCCGCGCGCCGAACTGTCACGGCCCGGGACCGGACGTTATGTGCTGAAGGCGTTGGACAAGCCCGATCTGGAGCTGGTGATGCGAACCGGCAGGCTCGCGACCTACCAGAACCGCGAATATCTGCTGCGGGAGGGCGAGCCCGCAAACGGCGTCCACATCATCCTGAACGGGATCGTCGAAAGCACCCATGCCGGCACGCAGGGGCGCGAACTGATGCTGTCGACTTGGGAGGCAGGCGACTTCGTCGGCGCGCCCTATATCCTCGGCGATCATCGCCACAGCTGGTCGGCCCGCGCACTCGGGCGGGTCGAGGCACTGCATCTCGACCAGGACGCGGTGCGCCGGTTGATCGCGCAGTCGCCGTCGTTCGCCATCGCGCTGATCGAGTGCCTCGGCTTCAAGGGCGAGACCTATTCGATGCTGGCGCAGACGCTGGCGGGACAGAAGGCGGCGGAACGGTTGGTGCTGCTGCTGGTCAAGCTGTGCGAGAACGCAGCCCAGGACGAGAGCGGCCCGATCTCGCTCGGCCGCATCACGCAGGCCAATCTCGCGCGCATGATCGGCGCGACGCGCCAGTCGATCAGCCTGATCCTCAGCCGCCTCCAGGACGACGGCATCATCTGGACCGGCCCGACCAAGATGGTCGTCAACGATCTCGCCGCGCTCCGCAAGCAGGTGACCGACTAG